One Tenrec ecaudatus isolate mTenEca1 unplaced genomic scaffold, mTenEca1.hap1 Scaffold_442, whole genome shotgun sequence DNA window includes the following coding sequences:
- the LOC142436598 gene encoding thyrotropin-releasing hormone-degrading ectoenzyme-like, translated as MALDGERGEQEEEKEKKKKKKKRRKKKRAEEGAAESRSPSQATMGEAAAAAPRPGGRGPSDPWADSVGVRPRTTERHITVHKRLVLAFAVSLVALLAVTMLAVLLSLRFDECGAPGADGGPAGSPARDRNASLPGAAPRNHPAGEGSAPSEAAGQATPATPSARPPSEEEREPRRPWTQLRLSGHLKPLHYNLMLTAFMENFTFAGEVNVEIACRNATRYVVLHASRVAVEKVQVAEDRVAGAVPVAGFFLYPQTQVLVVVLNRTLDAQRNYNLKIIYNALIENELLGFFRSSYVLHGERRCGCMQDPTPSEEDPGTTPSI; from the coding sequence ATGGCCCTGGACGGCGAGcggggggagcaggaggaggagaaggaaaagaagaagaagaaaaagaagaggaggaagaagaagagggcagaggagggggccGCGGAGAGCCGCTCACCTTCGCAGGCCACCATGGGggaggccgccgccgccgcgccccgGCCGGGCGGCAGGGGGCCCTCGGACCCGTGGGCGGACTCGGTGGGCGTGCGACCCCGCACCACGGAGCGCCACATCACGGTGCACAAACGGCTCGTGCTGGCCTTCGCCGTGTCCCTCGTGGCGCTGCTCGCCGTCACCATGCTCGCCGTGCTGCTCAGCTTGCGGTTCGACGAGTGCGGCGCGCCCGGCGCCGACGGCGGCCCCGCGGGCTCCCCCGCGCGTGACCGCAACGCCAGCCTCCCGGGAGCCGCCCCGCGCAACCACCCCGCGGGCGAGGGCTCGGCGCCGTCCGAAGCGGCCGGCCAGGCGACGCCGGCGACCCCGTCCGCCCGGCCACCATCGGAGGAGGAGCGCGAGCCGCGGCGCCCCTGGACCCAGTTGCGCTTGTCGGGCCACCTCAAGCCGCTGCACTACAATCTGATGCTCACCGCCTTCATGGAGAACTTCACCTTCGCCGGCGAGGTGAACGTGGAGATAGCGTGCCGGAACGCCACCCGCTACGTCGTGCTGCACGCCTCCCGGGTGGCCGTCGAGAAGGTGCAGGTGGCCGAGGACCGCGTGGCTGGGGCCGTGCCCGTGGCCGGCTTTTTCCTCTACCCACAGACCCAGGTCTTGGTGGTGGTGCTGAACCGGACCTTGGACGCCCAGAGGAATTACAACCTGAAGATCATCTACAATGCCCTCATTGAAAACGAGCTCCTGGGCTTCTTCCGCAGCTCCTATGTGCTCCACGGGGAGAGAAG